A window of Euwallacea fornicatus isolate EFF26 chromosome 25, ASM4011564v1, whole genome shotgun sequence contains these coding sequences:
- the LOC136346977 gene encoding apolipoprotein D-like, giving the protein MLIRCIDCHACFKYDDTSVVVRKMVGLVTGWLILVIFDAVLQPVLMYGLGACPRIGYMANFNASLLTGHWYEIERSFYVMELISSCVSVDIEENNFKGQLDVYVKSRSRVSGIFSISEGTASPTKKDPSIFLYKIISKLPRVINRYLPGAGYYQVVNTDYNHYTILYSCSNFHLFHTDLVWIWARNKEIDAELRAKIYQILSRNHIDPERLTLPKNKNCTNDY; this is encoded by the exons ATGCTAATCAGATGCATTGATTGTCATGCGTGTTTCAAATATGATGATACGTCAGTTGTTGTTCGTAAAATGGTGGGCCTGGTAACCGGTTGGCTAATTCTGGTCATTTTTGACGCAGTTCTACAACCCGTCCTTATGTACGGTTTAGGGGCATGTCCGAGGATTGGCTATATGGCAAATTTCAATGCAAGTTTG TTGACAGGACATTGGTATGAAATCGAGCGTTCTTTCTACGTTATGGAGTTAATTTCAAGTTGTGTAAGCGTGGACATAGAAGAGAATAACTTCAAAGGACAGTTGGATGTTTATGTGAAATCAAGAAGTAGAGT atCTGGTATCTTCTCTATTAGTGAAGGAACCGCCTCCCCTACAAAAAAAGACCCTAGcatatttttgtacaaaattatCAGCAAACTTCCCAGGGTCATAAATAGGTACCTTCCAGGAGCGGGTTATTACCAAGTGGTTAATACTGATTACAACCATTACACAATTTTATATTCTTGCTCGAACTTTCATCTTTTTCACACGG ATTTGGTCTGGATTTGGGCTAGAAATAAGGAAATTGATGCTGAATTACGAGCAAAAATTTACCAGATATTGAGTAGAAACCACATAGATCCTGAAAGACTCACGTTGCCTAAGAACAAAAATTGTACCAACGATTATTAG